The following coding sequences are from one Arthrobacter sp. 24S4-2 window:
- a CDS encoding SIS domain-containing protein, with translation MTEAILGAHMDHELTSQPAVWTRAIAQAREEHLLPADGLRVAVIGCGTSWFIAQSYSAARERAGKGLTDPFAASEAFLNSNSAARDYDAVVAITRSGTTTEVLEQLAALKGNVRTVALLGDVESPAAALADSVIGLPYADEKSVVQTRFATAALVYLLTSLGMDLTGAVEEARHAVSDKVPLELVEAEQFTFLGQGWTVGLAHEAGLKMREAVQGWTESYPAMEYRHGPISIAAPGRVTWLFGEQPEGLDDDMAKTGALYLNTGRHPLAELARVHKVALERARARGLDPDRPRNLTRSVILDVAAP, from the coding sequence ATGACTGAGGCCATTCTCGGTGCGCACATGGATCATGAACTCACCTCCCAGCCAGCCGTCTGGACGCGCGCCATTGCCCAGGCCCGGGAGGAGCACTTGCTGCCTGCTGACGGGCTGCGGGTCGCGGTGATCGGGTGCGGCACGTCCTGGTTTATTGCGCAGAGCTACTCCGCTGCCCGCGAGAGGGCAGGCAAGGGCCTGACGGATCCGTTTGCGGCGTCGGAGGCCTTCCTTAACAGCAACAGCGCCGCCCGTGATTACGACGCAGTCGTAGCCATCACGCGTTCCGGAACCACCACCGAAGTGCTGGAGCAGTTGGCAGCCCTTAAGGGCAACGTGCGGACCGTTGCACTGCTCGGGGACGTCGAATCACCGGCTGCGGCGCTTGCGGACTCGGTGATCGGGCTCCCATACGCGGACGAGAAGTCTGTGGTGCAGACGCGGTTCGCTACGGCTGCGCTGGTGTACCTCCTGACAAGCCTTGGAATGGACCTCACCGGCGCCGTTGAAGAAGCCCGCCACGCAGTGTCGGATAAGGTTCCGCTGGAGCTCGTCGAGGCTGAACAATTCACGTTCCTCGGGCAGGGCTGGACTGTGGGCTTGGCCCACGAGGCCGGATTGAAAATGCGCGAAGCCGTCCAAGGCTGGACCGAGTCCTACCCGGCCATGGAGTACCGGCATGGCCCCATCTCGATTGCCGCGCCAGGACGAGTCACCTGGCTGTTCGGCGAGCAGCCGGAAGGGCTGGACGATGACATGGCCAAGACCGGTGCACTTTATCTCAACACCGGCCGGCACCCCCTCGCGGAGCTGGCCCGGGTGCACAAGGTGGCACTGGAGCGCGCCAGGGCCCGTGGCCTGGACCCCGACCGCCCCCGCAACCTCACGCGTTCGGTTATCCTCGACGTCGCCGCACCCTAG